In Numida meleagris isolate 19003 breed g44 Domestic line chromosome 3, NumMel1.0, whole genome shotgun sequence, the following are encoded in one genomic region:
- the HMGN3 gene encoding high mobility group nucleosome-binding domain-containing protein 3 isoform X2 — protein sequence MSKPGDSLGQVWIERRMEKSPEGAEGKDAAKVTKQEPTRRSARLSAKPAPPKPEPKPRKTSKEPGTKANKGAKGKKDEKQEAAKEGTTPSENGENKAEEAQKTESVGDKNE from the exons ATGTCAAAACCTGGGGACAGTTTGGGGCAGGTTTGGATTGAAAGGAGGATGGAGAAG tctccAGAGGGTGCTGAAGGCAAGGATGCAGCAAAAGTAACTAAACAAGAG cccACAAGACGATCAGCAAGATTGTCAGCT aaACCTGCTCCACCAAAACCTGAACCCAAGCCAAGGAAAACCAGTAAG GAACCTGGAACAAAGGCCAACAAAGGTGCTAAAGGGAAGAAGGATGAAAAGCAAGAAGCTGCAAAGGAAGGTACTACACCATCTGAAAATGgtgaaaataaagctgaagag GCTCAGAAAACTGAATCTGTAGGTGAcaagaatgaatga
- the HMGN3 gene encoding high mobility group nucleosome-binding domain-containing protein 3 isoform X1 has protein sequence MSKPGDSLGQVWIERRMEKSPEGAEGKDAAKVTKQEPTRRSARLSAKPAPPKPEPKPRKTSKKEPGTKANKGAKGKKDEKQEAAKEGTTPSENGENKAEEAQKTESVGDKNE, from the exons ATGTCAAAACCTGGGGACAGTTTGGGGCAGGTTTGGATTGAAAGGAGGATGGAGAAG tctccAGAGGGTGCTGAAGGCAAGGATGCAGCAAAAGTAACTAAACAAGAG cccACAAGACGATCAGCAAGATTGTCAGCT aaACCTGCTCCACCAAAACCTGAACCCAAGCCAAGGAAAACCAGTAAG AAGGAACCTGGAACAAAGGCCAACAAAGGTGCTAAAGGGAAGAAGGATGAAAAGCAAGAAGCTGCAAAGGAAGGTACTACACCATCTGAAAATGgtgaaaataaagctgaagag GCTCAGAAAACTGAATCTGTAGGTGAcaagaatgaatga
- the HMGN3 gene encoding high mobility group nucleosome-binding domain-containing protein 3 isoform X3: MPKRKSPEGAEGKDAAKVTKQEPTRRSARLSAKPAPPKPEPKPRKTSKKEPGTKANKGAKGKKDEKQEAAKEGTTPSENGENKAEEAQKTESVGDKNE; encoded by the exons ATGCCGAAGAGAAAG tctccAGAGGGTGCTGAAGGCAAGGATGCAGCAAAAGTAACTAAACAAGAG cccACAAGACGATCAGCAAGATTGTCAGCT aaACCTGCTCCACCAAAACCTGAACCCAAGCCAAGGAAAACCAGTAAG AAGGAACCTGGAACAAAGGCCAACAAAGGTGCTAAAGGGAAGAAGGATGAAAAGCAAGAAGCTGCAAAGGAAGGTACTACACCATCTGAAAATGgtgaaaataaagctgaagag GCTCAGAAAACTGAATCTGTAGGTGAcaagaatgaatga
- the HMGN3 gene encoding high mobility group nucleosome-binding domain-containing protein 3 isoform X4 has translation MSKPGDSLGQVWIERRMEKSPEGAEGKDAAKVTKQEPTRRSARLSAKPAPPKPEPKPRKTSKKEPGTKANKGAKGKKDEKQEAAKEGSEN, from the exons ATGTCAAAACCTGGGGACAGTTTGGGGCAGGTTTGGATTGAAAGGAGGATGGAGAAG tctccAGAGGGTGCTGAAGGCAAGGATGCAGCAAAAGTAACTAAACAAGAG cccACAAGACGATCAGCAAGATTGTCAGCT aaACCTGCTCCACCAAAACCTGAACCCAAGCCAAGGAAAACCAGTAAG AAGGAACCTGGAACAAAGGCCAACAAAGGTGCTAAAGGGAAGAAGGATGAAAAGCAAGAAGCTGCAAAGGAAG GCTCAGAAAACTGA
- the HMGN3 gene encoding high mobility group nucleosome-binding domain-containing protein 3 isoform X5, producing the protein MSKPGDSLGQVWIERRMEKSPEGAEGKDAAKVTKQEPTRRSARLSAKPAPPKPEPKPRKTSKEPGTKANKGAKGKKDEKQEAAKEGSEN; encoded by the exons ATGTCAAAACCTGGGGACAGTTTGGGGCAGGTTTGGATTGAAAGGAGGATGGAGAAG tctccAGAGGGTGCTGAAGGCAAGGATGCAGCAAAAGTAACTAAACAAGAG cccACAAGACGATCAGCAAGATTGTCAGCT aaACCTGCTCCACCAAAACCTGAACCCAAGCCAAGGAAAACCAGTAAG GAACCTGGAACAAAGGCCAACAAAGGTGCTAAAGGGAAGAAGGATGAAAAGCAAGAAGCTGCAAAGGAAG GCTCAGAAAACTGA